The following nucleotide sequence is from Komagataeibacter medellinensis NBRC 3288.
GCGGGGCAGGCACGTTATCGTGTGTAGCTATAGTCGTATTCATCAGCCATCTTCTGCAAGTCGGGCGCACCGCGCAGCTTGAGCGGCAGCGGCTGGGCCTTTTTCTTCTTTGAACCGAAGATAAAGTTGTGATCGCTCATCCGCTGACAGGTGTTGGCAGCAATGGGAAAACTGAGCTGCATGGTTGTACCCATTTGCTCACGCAGGCACTTCACATCGCTCTCGAACGGCTTGCGCCCGATCTCCGCCGAGCAGCCACCCAGCACAACCAGCCCGCATGCCAGCAACCCGAGGCGGACGGGCAGTTTTTCCACGATTTTGAGCTTCATTTCGACCCCGTAGCTTAAGCGCAGCGACAGTGCCACGAAAGCGCCCCGTGCGATAGGGCACAAGAAGTCGGCTACGCCATGCCACGTCTTGAATGCATAGGTGCCTTACGCAGGGAACACGCCGCAGGCATGACCATGAAGAGAATATAAGGCTACAAAAACATCATGGTCCTGCATGCTTCAGGCATCATCTGAATGCATAGGTGATATTACCGTGATTTACGTGACAGACGCCGTTTATATTGCCACCCTCTATCATTATTCTAAATTTTTCTAAATCATGTGTGATATATAAAAAATACGAATGCATCGGCCGTGTGGGTGTCAATTCGCCGCCAGATTGCCTAATGCATGTTGCGCGTTGTTACCGTCCCCCATCGATACCTGAGGTAAAAGAATGAGATTACTGGCCGTCCATCCAAGCTCACTCATGTACACGAAGGTCTTCCTCCGTCTTGAACCGCTGGGGCTCGAACTGGTTGCCGGTGCCGCGCGCAACAAGGGGCATGAGGTGGAAATCATTGACCTGCAGGTCGAGAAACACCCCGATTACTGGGAACGCATCGAACGTTTCCGCCCGCATGCCATCTGTTTTTCAGGCAACTATCTGGCCAATGTTCCCGAGATCATTGACCTGTGCAAGGAAACCCGCAAGCGCCTGCCCAACGTGTTCCTGTTCATGGGCGGGCATTCCATCTCGTTCATCGCGCGCGACGTGCTGGCCCTGTCCGAAGGGGCGGTGAACTGCGTACTCAAGGGTGAAGGCGATGCAACCGTAGGTCCCCTGCTCGAAGCATGGGAGCAGGGGCGCGACCTGACCACGGTGCCCGGCGTGGTGACCATGGATGGCGAAGGACCGCCGCCGATCTTTGTCGAATCCCTTGATGAAGTACGCCCCGCGCGCGACCTGCTGCACCACCGCCGCAAATACTTCATCGGCACGCTCGACCCCGCAGCCTCCATCGAATTCGCGCGCGGCTGTCCGTGGGACTGTACGTTCTGTAGCGCGTGGACCTTCTATGGCCGCTCCTACCGCACCGCCAGCGCCAAGGTGATTGGCGAGGAACTGCAGGAGATCAAGGAATCCGGCATCTTCATCGTCGATGACGTGGCGTTCGTGCATGCCGAACATGGTCTGGCCATTGCCGACGAGATCAAGCGCCGCAACATCCAGAAAGAATACTACCTTGAAACCCGTGCCGACGTGCTGCTGCGTAACAAGGAAGTCTTCGCGGTCTGGAAAGAGATCGGGCTGAGCTACATCTTCATCGGGCTGGAAGCGGTGGATGCCGAAGGGCTGAAGCGCTTCCGCAAGCGCGTGTCGATGGACCGCAACTTTGAAGCTCTTGAATACGCCCGCTCGCTTGACCTGATCGTGGCCATCAACCTGATTGCCGACCCTTCATGGGATCGGGAGCGCTTCGAGGTGATCCGCCAGTGGTGCCTTGAAATCCCGGATATCGTGAACATTTCCGTCACTACCCCCTACCCCGGCACGGAAATCTGGGAAAGCGAATCCCGCAAGCTGACCACGCGTGACTATCGTCTGTTCGACATCCAGCATGCCGTCATGCCCACCACCCTGCCGCTGCGTGAGTTCTATGAGGAACTGGTCAAGACACAGCAGATCCTGAATAACAAGCATCTGGGCTGGAGCGCGATCAAGGACACGCTGGGCATTGCCCTGCGCCTGGCGCTGCGTGGGCAGACCAACTTCCTGACCATGATCTGGAAGTTCAACTCGGTCTTCAATCCCGATCTGCAGATGGCCGACCATGCGCAGAAGCCGGAATACGAAATGCCGCTCAAGCCGCAGGGCAGCGAACAGAAGGTTGATCGCAAGACGCTGTATGTCCATGGCCCGGCAGGCCGCAAGTCGCGCAAGCTGGATGATGATACCGAAAAGTTCGTGGATGAAACCCGCATGAGCACGGTTGACTGACCCCATAGGGAACATCAGTCCACCACATAAAAAGCCGGTTGCCCCTGAGCAACCGGCTTTTTTTGTGCCGTAATACGCCATCAGGGCATGCATCCGGCCGATCTGAGCCAGACGGGATCACGCGTGGCATCTTAGCTTTTGACTAAAAAACAGCCTTATCCCATGACATCAGGAGCGATAACACATCCTTATCAACCTACCCGGTTGCTCGTGCACTTCAAGCCCGCGCAGCAACGGCAATGATGGCGTGCCCACCCTCTTATGGTGTAAGGTCGGTTGTATTTTACACCAATGGCAGCCACCGGGTTGCAACAGGTAGAAGGCATTGAGAACATGGAAACATTGACCATAAACATCGGCGGCATGACATGCGACGGATGCGCATCCAAGGTTGTCCATGCGCTGGAAAGCGTGGAGGGGGTCTCAATGGTGCAGGTCTCCTTGGAAAAGGGCAAGGCAACCGTGACCTATGATGGCCGCTACACCAACGTCGATGACCTGTTTGCCGCCGTGGATGACGCGGGCTTCGACGCGGGTTACTAAGGGCAACGACGTTCGGGCGCAGCCTTTTTTAACAAGATAGTGCCCGGAAGCGTTCTAAAACCACTATGGCAGCAAACCGGACCGCCCTATGCGACAGGCATGGCGGAGGCTGCCTTACGTATTGCCTGCGCCATGGCTTCCACCCCGTTGCCCCGGTTGGTAGAAAGCGCCTGCACAAGGCCAAGGTCGCGCAGGAACTGCGGGTCCGTATTCAGGATTTCATCCCGGCTACGACCGGAATAGACCCGCAGCAGCAACGCCACCAACCCCGACACGATGGCCGCATCCGATGCCCCGGCCAGGTACAGCCTGTTCCCGCGCGGCTGGACCTCCATCCAGACCTGGCTCTGGCATCCGGGCACGCGGTGGGCATCATCCTGCCACTGCGCGGGAAACGGCGGCAGCTTGCGCCCCAGTTCGATGATGTACTGGTAGCGCTGCATCCAGTCATCAAACAGGGCCAGTTCCTCACCAATTTCGGCAATGGCGTCGGCGGCGGTATCGTC
It contains:
- the hpnR gene encoding hopanoid C-3 methylase HpnR, which translates into the protein MRLLAVHPSSLMYTKVFLRLEPLGLELVAGAARNKGHEVEIIDLQVEKHPDYWERIERFRPHAICFSGNYLANVPEIIDLCKETRKRLPNVFLFMGGHSISFIARDVLALSEGAVNCVLKGEGDATVGPLLEAWEQGRDLTTVPGVVTMDGEGPPPIFVESLDEVRPARDLLHHRRKYFIGTLDPAASIEFARGCPWDCTFCSAWTFYGRSYRTASAKVIGEELQEIKESGIFIVDDVAFVHAEHGLAIADEIKRRNIQKEYYLETRADVLLRNKEVFAVWKEIGLSYIFIGLEAVDAEGLKRFRKRVSMDRNFEALEYARSLDLIVAINLIADPSWDRERFEVIRQWCLEIPDIVNISVTTPYPGTEIWESESRKLTTRDYRLFDIQHAVMPTTLPLREFYEELVKTQQILNNKHLGWSAIKDTLGIALRLALRGQTNFLTMIWKFNSVFNPDLQMADHAQKPEYEMPLKPQGSEQKVDRKTLYVHGPAGRKSRKLDDDTEKFVDETRMSTVD
- a CDS encoding heavy-metal-associated domain-containing protein — translated: METLTINIGGMTCDGCASKVVHALESVEGVSMVQVSLEKGKATVTYDGRYTNVDDLFAAVDDAGFDAGY
- a CDS encoding SufE family protein; this translates as MMTDPFVQPEDDTAADAIAEIGEELALFDDWMQRYQYIIELGRKLPPFPAQWQDDAHRVPGCQSQVWMEVQPRGNRLYLAGASDAAIVSGLVALLLRVYSGRSRDEILNTDPQFLRDLGLVQALSTNRGNGVEAMAQAIRKAASAMPVA